Part of the Callospermophilus lateralis isolate mCalLat2 chromosome 8, mCalLat2.hap1, whole genome shotgun sequence genome, GGCACAAAAATAGAGAAATGTGGAATCATAATTCATGATACAGGTTTTCATGGTACATTTCCTTCCCCATGACAATGTAGCTACTACAGCAGAGCAAGAGTGAGGGATTATGACCAACATTAGATAACAACAGCTCCTTTTGAATATTATAGCTAAAAGTCATCCTGCTTGTATTGCCCAGATGTGAAGGAAAACTTCAAAGAAGATAGAAAATGGGATggatttatttattaacttttaTTAACCTAAGAGCAGCCAACTTCACTCTTGGCAAATGAGGGCTTGAGTTTGTGAAGAGAGGATGAAATGTTCAAGAAAACTTGCTGCAGGATGAAGAAACACTAGAAACATTCTGAGGGATATAGCAACAACAGTCAATTAAACAAAGATGATACTTgttaagagaaaaataaagagaccaaaagtTGGCATGAATTGGAAGATTTACTTTTAATCAGGGAATCCAGTCCAGCAAAGACTAGGCTATGAAGAATGAGGTTTAGAAATGAAAACGTGGGTTACTTAAAGCCAAATGCTTTCAGAACTGTCTTATTTGAGAAACCATGTGCACTAGTAAGCTTtatattactataacaaaatactggaggcaaataagttaaaaatagaaaaggtttatttaacgCACAGTTCTGAAAATTCCAGTCCAATACCTGGTGGCCAGATTGATTTGGGCCCTTGAAGAGGGATGGGTGGTAATTGTTGGGAGCACATGTCAGAGAAAACTGCTCATGTAATgagtcaggaagcaaagagagactaAGGAATCAGAGTCCCCAAATTCCCTTTGAAGGTACAACTTCAAGACCTCTAGATAAGGTCTTCTCACTTGGTCCTACCTCCAAAAGGTCCACATTACTTCCCAATAGCGCCACCTGGGGACAAAACCTTTAACACAAGGACTTTTGGAGAACACTATCTATATTCAAACCATACACTGTGTTTTTGGGTGTTGCTATAGGTAGTGATAAAGGGATGTTTTGGTTAGGGAAACCCAGGTGTGGCTGCAGGAGACTTGCTGTGATTGTGGGGATCTACCTCCTACCATAGCCTACTCATGTCTCTGCTTCATAGGCAGGCACCTGAGTCAGCTACATAGCTTACAAGGCCAGAGCAGGGTCTTCCCAGGAAGACTGTAACCAGCACTGTGCTGTGCACATTGCATTGTGCATCTCTAAAGCATACCTGAGGAGGCAGAGGCTTTTTGAAGTTTAATGACTTCACTTAGTCAGCCATGGAGCTTAgtctggacacacacacacatacacacatacacacacacacacacatttcagaaCATGAGCACTTTCCAAAGTGCTTTGGGTTTCTGGTACTATGGGTGAAATGTGTCCCTTACAAATTCATGTATTCAATACAAATTCAGGTATTCAAACATAGTGGCCAATGTGATAGTATTAAGAGGTGAGCCATTAGGTCATGAGGGATCCTCCTTCATGAATGGGATTAAGACCCTTGTGAAAGAGGCATCACCTAGAAGTGTACAGCTTGCTTGCCCTCCTGTGTCTTGCTAGGTGAGGACGCAGCAACCAGGTGCCATCTTGTAATCAGAAAGTGGCCCCCACCAGAGACCAAACCTGCTCTGCATTGACTTGGACTCAatagcttccagaactgtgagcaaaaataaaaattcctgTTCTTAATAAGTTACCCAATCTCaaacattttgttatagcagcacaaatgaATCCAAACAGATGGCAAataatgacttaaaaaaaaattatggcattcCACAGAATGAGGAATTAACGACAGATACACACTTAccctcacttttttttcttttggggtaccagggattgaacccaggggcactcaaccactgagccacatccccagccctattttgtattttatttagagacagggtctcactgagttgcttagtgccttgccattgctgaggtgaccctcctgcctcagcctcctgagccactggtattaccgtcacttttttttaatttagttgtaaatggacataatacctttattttgtttatttaaggattttttttttttaatgtgctgcttgggatcaaacccagtgcctcatatgtgctaggcaaataaattctctaccacggagccacaaccccagccctaccctCACTTTTATAACAGTGTGTGGTGACAAAAATTTTAACAACCGAAATATTATATAGAAGGTCATTATTGCCCCAGATCTTTCCGTGTCTGTAGAATGCATATAAGTAAcctgatggagaaaaaaaaaatcaatgtttaaATCAAATTTGGAGACTCTAGATTGCATAATTATAAACAGGTTTGCTTACCACAGGACTCAGAACTCTGAATATGCTTTTGCAGGCTGGGAGTATCCAAAAGGCAGTATTCCCAAATGTACTTGACTATGGAGCCTCTTCCCTTCCCATATATCTACATGGTACATTCATGGGATCAGTATTTGGGAAACAGGTGGGAATGCTCTGACCTAAATTCCAGCAAGACTAACACAGTTCTTCCATATTTCACCGTGTTTAGAAGAGATTGCATTCATGTCTCTATTTTAATGGGAGTCATACAGATGAAGAGAACAGTTTTTTGTACTCTGACAATTCTGCAGCCGAGCCATTAGATCTAAGTGAAAACCTGAAGCAAATAAAATTGAAGCTACAAAGTGTTCATCAGGGGAAATTAGCTACTTGGTGAATACTCAGTGCATCCCGGGGAGCGATGGTGATTAGGAAGCTGTGAAAACACCTGCCCAAATCATGTGTCTGAACAATTCTCACGTTTGCAACCTGCCTGGAAAGCAGAGATGTCTCTTCTAATCACAGCCTCAATAGCACATtgaccatcccacaggaacacttGGGCCACGTGGCAGGGGCAGTGAATCCAAGCTCCTGCTCCTCTTGTGCTCCCTGCAGATGCCCAGCTCCCTGATCTGAGAGTAGAATGAAAAAGGAGCCAAGTGGCCTCGAGGAGTCTGGGCAGCGACCTCCGTGCAGTATCCTCCTCCAAGGTCTTTGGTGAACTTTTGGATTGCAAGCAGAAATTCCTTCTTTGTGTCCCTGATTTACCTAgacaatcttttaaaaaattacatttatttttaaattataggtggatacaatatctttacttttatgtggtgctgcggatggaacccagtgcctcacacgtgctaggtgagcccactacctctgagccaccactccagcccTACCTATACAATCCatttggcttctggaattttcaaAATTGTTCCTGGACAATTGACTCCGTTGTCTCTTTGTCATCCGTACCATCCTTCCAGAAGGACTAAGCTCCCCTTCATCACTTTTAAATCATCTGACTCCAAGAACCACCTTTAAGTGATGTTTTCCCAGACGTCTGATTTTTCCCTGTTTCATTCACTTTCACTTTCATCATTCATTTTTGTTCCTTGTCTGACACTTTAAATACCAATATTTATTAAACACCCCTGACTCTGCTCATCACCATCTAGTAATTTTCTCAATTTCCAATTGCTTTTAATACATGTGGGGAATATCCTCTCATTTCAGATTTTATCCAGAAGAACACCCCAACATATGAAGACCTACACTCTGAATATGTGGCATGTGTGAGGAATTTTTGTATATCAAATATGTCTATATTAAACAGAGCAGTTAGTGGGGTTATCAAGAGCCCAACTTTCAAGGCAGCCTCCCTGGGCATAGAGAGGTAGAAAATAATTCTACCTCTCCCATTTGGTTATTAATAAGGATTAATTGAATTAACACACCTAAAAGGCTTATAATAACACTTACAAACATGGTAAGCAGTGGCTGTTATTATTTCCACCATTAAAATAAAAGCATCTTAGCATAAAGTGGGAGGAATGttgttaaagtttttttttttcttttttttttttttttttttcctgtctcttTAAGGTCCACATTATGTAAAGGATCATTTACCTAAAGTTCATCAGCACACttcctatataggagaaaagcggCCAGTGTTAGAAAAAACTGGAGATCTTAAGTATTTATGGAGGCCTGCCTCAAACAGAAGCTGGCCAGCAAAATATAAACATGAGTATGTCGGTGGAGTTGGTTGGGGAATACAAGACTATGATTTCATCAACAAATCCAGACGAGAGAGCGGCTTTCATATCAAGGTACTGCCCTTAGATTTATGCTCTTCCTAGTGTATTGTTTTGTGACTTCAGTTCTTTCTGGGTTTGCTTCCACAGGCTATTTCAGGTACTTGATCTCTtatggaaaaaataatgggattCTAGTTTTGCAGAAACATAAATTGTTTGAATAAATGTTCTTGCTACCGCAACGCCCCCTTAGCCCTTTTAATACAAGAGAGGGGAGGTGCGAAGAAAATGAAGCCATGGATTCCAAAGCATTAGGACTTGGTTTGGGGATGCATTCTGAGTCACAAAGATGCGGAGGCATTCGCACGCTCTTCCCCCATCCCAGCACTGTTCTGTGAGTGGGCGGTGTCAAGGAAGAAAAACGTGTTGGACATGATCCACAGAGCCCAAACAGGAGTCTCAGATCTTTGGAAGCCACTGAATTGCACATGCCTGTGTGTCAGTAATTCAGGGTATGCAGTCAGATGAGTCTTAGAAACCTTGTCAGATTTCCTTTAGGTGATGTGGACACAGGCATGTGCCCACAGTCTCCTCTGGGAATGGAAGGGAATGCAAATTATCTTGGAACCAGAATCTGAGAATTCAGGTATCTATTTCTAGGTAGGCCTATTGCATTGTCTGAAAACTGAATGTGCCAGTTATGCAATAaccagagttcttcaaattcttaAGGCAATGTAGTGCAGTCCCACAtggtgaaaagaaagaaagaaagcaagaacgAAAGAAAGATGGACCTTTGAATAGCCCAAGCTTGTCTATGCAGGAGAATAGTCTGGAACTCAGTCTTGGAAATTGGAAACTCTGATTTGGGTCTACCTctgtgactttgggcaaatgaCTTCACCTATCTGCTTTCCTGTTCCCTGCTCTGCACCTGGCAGCACTGGCAGGAGGAGGCCCACGTCACAGGATCACCTGAATTCCTATCCTGGTTCTACCAATTCCTAGCTGTGCATGGCCTTGGTTAAGTTCTGCTGTGATTCTGCTTCTTCATTAGGAAATCTTTTTAAcctttgcttgtttatttatttgtttatttgatgctaaggctcgaacccagtgcctcacacgtgctaggcaaatgctctactactgagctacaaccccggcCTCCCATTatgaaatattaatatctaccttAATGGGCTGTCATTTTCACTAAACAGATTGATTTTGTGAGGTGCCAGGAATAGTGCCTGGCATGTAAGGAGCTCTATAT contains:
- the Spmip2 gene encoding protein SPMIP2, with translation MKKEPSGLEESGQRPPCSPHYVKDHLPKVHQHTSYIGEKRPVLEKTGDLKYLWRPASNRSWPAKYKHEYVGGVGWGIQDYDFINKSRRESGFHIKRGELTLEAINKVNHRYQNPWQPKPFILDKQGRHGRGFIAWNMSDYEDSNQRNSNRALMVRQSKSPLPRVSKPSRLPKISEKEEV